In Centropristis striata isolate RG_2023a ecotype Rhode Island chromosome 1, C.striata_1.0, whole genome shotgun sequence, one DNA window encodes the following:
- the LOC131982703 gene encoding somatostatin-like receptor F_48D10.1 produces the protein MEPLDQNYWFPLASDLNYSSAATPSPYFYSYPRLFNISSNLSTQSVPFHGSSTLMTAVISLTVFMVGLTGNTLAIYVVLRYAKMKTVTNIYILNLAVADELYIIGLPFLTTQNVLSYWPFGNFLCRVVMTADSMNQFTSIFCLTVMSIDRYLAVVHPIRSTKWRHPRVAKVVSAAVWAVSFVVVLPVVIFSDVQDTFNSCNMNWPEPKNVWSTAFILYTATVGFFGPLLIICLCYLLIVIKMKSSGARAGFTKRRRSERKVTRMVVVIVVVFVLCWLPFFIINMVNLVVIIPESSVTAGIYFFAVILSYANSCANPVLYGFLSDNFRQSFRKVGRRC, from the exons ATGGAGCCCCTGGACCAGAACTACTGGTTCCCCCTGGCATCAGACCTGAACTACTCCTCTGCAGCCACTCCCTCTCCCTACTTCTACTCCTACCCCCGCCTCTTCAACATCTCCTCCAACCTGTCCACGCAGAGTGTCCCCTTCCACGGCAGCAGCACCTTGATGACGGCGGTCATCTCCCTCACGGTCTTCATGGTGGGGCTGACAGGCAACACGCTGGCCATCTACGTGGTGCTGCGCTACGCCAAGATGAAAACAGTCACCAACATCTACATCCTGAACCTGGCCGTGGCCGATGAGCTCTACATCATCGGCCTGCCCTTCCTCACCACGCAGAACGTGCTCTCCTATTGGCCGTTTGGCAACTTCCTGTGCCGCGTGGTCATGACGGCGGACTCCATGAACCAGTTCACGTCTATTTTCTGCCTGACGGTCATGTCCATCGACCGGTACCTGGCGGTGGTTCATCCGATCCGCAGCACCAAGTGGAGGCACCCCCGCGTGGCCAAGGTGGTGAGCGCAGCGGTGTGGGCCGTGTCCTTCGTGGTGGTCCTGCCGGTGGTCATCTTCTCTGATGTTCAG GACACGTTTAACTCCTGCAACATGAACTGGCCAGAGCCGAAGAACGTGTGGTCGACAGCCTTCATCCTCTACACCGCCACGGTGGGTTTCTTCGGCCCGCTGCTCATCATCTGCCTCTGCTACCTGCTCATCGTTAtcaag ATGAAGTCGTCAGGTGCGCGAGCGGGATTCACCAAGCGGCGGCGCTCGGAGCGTAAGGTGACGCGGATGGTGGTGGTGATCGTGGTGGTGTTTGTGCTCTGCTGGCTGCCGTTCTTCATCATCAACATGGTGAACCTGGTGGTCATCATCCCAGAGTCCAGCGTCACCGCCGGCATCTACTTCTTCGCCGTCATCTTGTCCTACGCCAACTCCTGCGCCAACCCGGTGCTCTACGGCTTCCTGTCGGACAACTTCAGACAGAGCTTCAGAAAAGTAGGTAGAAGGTGCTAA